In Paenibacillus kyungheensis, the following are encoded in one genomic region:
- a CDS encoding LuxR C-terminal-related transcriptional regulator: protein MNTPTYMQKLEEFAQRSHSSYAYIHSLLEELKPMIPFAGACCTNIDPYRLLSTGAVVEHNIESIHHQLLAYEYGHEDINHYDELVYSDHPVVTLHHITEGQPEQSSRYRDILEPAGFGDELRAALLYKGKCWGYLTLFRKKDQSLFSEQECGVLSEISPLIARHLRQFSLAIPFVNEIKLRSPGIMMFSEQLELLSSNSDTCHWLDVLRQHEGITESVLPRPILAVASMALADYTHTAKSSHQWEHPSTENSPIQVCVPVRQHDYVHITAYGLYGKNTGVQLMIAIQSASPLDILPWMMEAYHLSEREQQIVDQVIEGLSTRKIADILHISPYTVQDHLKSIFSKTKTTSRRELIARLLSRTTCLEDNNVPLSL, encoded by the coding sequence ATGAATACACCGACTTACATGCAAAAGCTCGAAGAATTCGCGCAACGTTCTCATTCTTCTTATGCGTATATCCACTCTTTATTAGAAGAATTAAAACCAATGATTCCTTTTGCAGGTGCTTGTTGTACAAATATTGATCCGTATCGCTTACTGTCTACTGGAGCAGTAGTCGAACACAATATCGAATCCATTCATCATCAATTGTTAGCTTATGAATACGGACATGAAGATATCAATCACTATGATGAACTGGTTTATTCCGATCATCCTGTAGTGACATTGCATCATATTACAGAAGGTCAACCTGAACAGAGTTCGCGATATCGAGATATTTTGGAGCCTGCTGGCTTTGGAGATGAATTACGGGCAGCTTTATTATATAAAGGTAAATGCTGGGGATATTTGACCCTTTTTCGGAAAAAAGATCAATCTTTATTTAGCGAACAAGAATGTGGGGTATTAAGTGAAATTTCTCCTCTGATTGCCCGGCATTTGCGTCAATTCAGTCTAGCGATTCCTTTTGTCAATGAAATCAAATTACGTTCGCCTGGCATTATGATGTTCTCCGAACAATTAGAATTGTTGTCATCCAATTCGGATACTTGCCACTGGTTGGACGTATTACGTCAACATGAAGGCATTACCGAATCTGTACTTCCACGTCCTATTCTTGCTGTAGCTAGTATGGCATTAGCTGATTATACTCATACAGCAAAATCATCACACCAGTGGGAGCACCCTTCGACAGAAAACTCACCTATTCAAGTATGTGTACCTGTACGTCAACATGATTATGTACATATTACAGCGTATGGTCTGTATGGCAAGAACACCGGTGTCCAATTGATGATAGCGATCCAATCGGCTTCTCCACTTGATATTTTGCCATGGATGATGGAAGCTTATCATTTATCTGAACGTGAACAGCAGATTGTCGATCAAGTGATCGAAGGATTATCAACACGCAAAATTGCTGATATTTTGCATATTTCACCGTATACTGTGCAAGATCATCTCAAATCTATTTTTAGCAAAACAAAAACGACCAGTCGTAGAGAACTGATCGCTCGTCTATTATCCCGAACAACATGTCTAGAAGATAATAATGTACCTTTATCATTGTAA
- a CDS encoding DNA alkylation repair protein has product MIIREQILAKVDHDYQKFASSLLPTITNILGVRIPQLRIMAQHIAKADWRTYLQEAEQEYFEEVMLQGMVIGYAEMDIDERLQYITSFLPKIDNWSVCDRFCGGLKCTTFHQQQVWNFITPYLSSEHEYEVRFAVVMLLTYYVDDVYIQEVLERLDRIEHNGYYVKMAVAWAISICYIHLPEPTMDYLQHNHLDIFTYNKALQKITESYRIDSDTKTKIRLMKRKSAQS; this is encoded by the coding sequence ATTATTATTCGCGAGCAAATACTAGCTAAAGTAGATCATGATTATCAGAAATTTGCATCAAGCTTGCTACCCACAATTACAAACATATTAGGAGTACGTATACCGCAGTTGCGGATCATGGCTCAGCATATTGCCAAAGCCGATTGGCGTACGTATTTACAAGAAGCAGAGCAGGAATATTTTGAAGAAGTGATGCTACAAGGAATGGTCATCGGGTATGCAGAGATGGATATTGATGAACGATTACAATATATCACTTCATTTTTACCGAAAATTGATAATTGGTCTGTATGTGATCGATTCTGTGGTGGGCTAAAATGTACGACATTCCATCAGCAACAAGTATGGAATTTCATTACACCTTATCTTTCTTCTGAGCATGAATATGAAGTTCGCTTCGCAGTCGTGATGTTACTGACGTATTATGTAGATGATGTCTATATTCAAGAAGTATTGGAACGCTTGGATCGGATTGAGCATAACGGATATTATGTCAAAATGGCTGTCGCATGGGCGATCTCGATCTGTTATATTCATTTGCCTGAACCGACGATGGATTATTTGCAACATAATCACTTAGATATATTTACGTACAATAAAGCGTTACAGAAAATAACCGAATCATATCGAATAGATTCCGATACCAAAACAAAGATACGCCTGATGAAACGCAAATCAGCACAGTCATAA
- a CDS encoding polysaccharide deacetylase family protein: MSRYQKWMLVTILIGLLIPQFATQTVVASAHTSKNATKSQSTTRSEKAEKVIYLTFDDGPTAHTMQLLDILDKYDAKATFFMLGPHMEQYQTATKRIVKEGNGLGLHGVTHVVKKFYNSPFSAYKEMRDANESLYEVAGVRTSLVRTPYGSKPYMKQGYRDVMLNQGGFHLWDWNVDSLDWKYKKDHQRVYKNIMSQVNSVEKRGTAPVVLMHDQPATLKVLPLVLETLKKDGYTFKILSKQNHPVNFWNDER; the protein is encoded by the coding sequence ATGTCACGTTATCAAAAATGGATGTTAGTTACGATTTTAATTGGATTGTTGATTCCGCAATTCGCTACACAAACTGTGGTAGCCAGTGCACACACAAGCAAAAATGCTACAAAGAGTCAAAGTACTACACGTTCTGAGAAAGCAGAAAAAGTTATTTATCTAACATTTGATGATGGCCCAACAGCGCATACAATGCAATTGCTAGATATATTGGACAAATACGATGCTAAAGCAACATTCTTTATGTTAGGACCGCATATGGAACAGTATCAGACAGCAACCAAGCGTATTGTAAAAGAAGGCAATGGACTGGGATTGCATGGAGTTACTCATGTTGTCAAAAAATTCTATAATTCACCATTCAGTGCTTATAAAGAAATGCGTGATGCAAACGAAAGTCTGTATGAAGTAGCTGGTGTTCGTACCAGTCTTGTGCGTACGCCTTATGGTAGTAAGCCTTATATGAAACAAGGTTATCGTGATGTGATGCTGAATCAAGGTGGCTTCCATCTATGGGATTGGAATGTAGATTCATTGGATTGGAAATACAAAAAAGATCATCAACGTGTCTACAAAAATATTATGAGTCAGGTCAATTCTGTAGAAAAACGTGGTACAGCTCCTGTTGTATTGATGCATGATCAACCTGCTACACTTAAAGTATTGCCATTAGTATTAGAAACGTTGAAAAAAGATGGTTATACGTTCAAAATACTAAGCAAACAAAACCATCCGGTCAATTTCTGGAATGACGAACGTTAA
- a CDS encoding carbohydrate ABC transporter permease yields the protein MERMLRNKSAIIVFLLPALLLYTAIVFIPIVASIYFSFFKWDVISPMKFIGLDNYTRMFTRDSVFFTSIKNMMILLFVSLVIQQGLGFLLAILITGSIKGKEWFKNIFFFPAVISSVAVGMMWSFIYNPEIGMLNKLLEVLGMSSLANDWLSQPDTAMWAVSFVVGWQYLGYTMILYIAAIQNIPAHIFESARIDGAVGWKVVWHMTIPLVQPIMKVTTILITIGSLKFFDLVFVMTGGGPANQTQVLASYLYGRSFRQFEYGYGDALSVILLLMCLAATVLINMIFRKSSIEY from the coding sequence ATGGAACGAATGTTACGAAATAAGTCAGCGATTATTGTATTTTTGTTGCCTGCATTGCTACTGTATACAGCGATCGTATTTATTCCGATTGTGGCTTCGATTTATTTTAGCTTTTTCAAATGGGATGTTATTAGTCCGATGAAATTTATCGGTCTGGATAATTACACACGTATGTTTACCAGAGATTCGGTCTTTTTTACCAGTATCAAAAATATGATGATTTTATTGTTTGTCAGTCTGGTTATTCAGCAAGGACTCGGATTTTTGCTTGCTATTTTGATTACAGGTTCGATCAAAGGCAAAGAATGGTTTAAAAATATTTTCTTTTTTCCAGCGGTTATCTCTAGTGTGGCTGTAGGGATGATGTGGAGCTTTATCTATAATCCTGAAATTGGCATGCTTAATAAATTGTTAGAAGTGCTGGGGATGTCCTCACTGGCTAACGATTGGTTATCTCAACCGGATACAGCAATGTGGGCGGTATCTTTTGTCGTAGGCTGGCAATATCTCGGGTATACGATGATTCTGTATATTGCTGCTATTCAGAATATCCCTGCGCATATTTTTGAATCGGCTCGGATCGATGGTGCGGTAGGTTGGAAAGTTGTCTGGCATATGACGATTCCACTGGTACAACCGATTATGAAAGTAACAACGATTCTGATAACAATTGGTTCACTCAAGTTCTTTGACCTCGTATTTGTCATGACAGGTGGAGGGCCTGCCAATCAGACACAGGTACTCGCTTCTTATCTGTACGGTAGATCGTTCCGTCAATTTGAATACGGGTATGGAGACGCCTTGTCTGTTATCTTGTTGTTAATGTGTCTGGCGGCAACAGTGCTGATCAATATGATTTTCCGCAAATCAAGTATTGAATATTAA
- a CDS encoding aldo/keto reductase family protein: protein MKYRNLGRTGLKVSEISLGSWLTYGTAAEQQAADDCVRTAFELGINFFDTANAYNRGEGEKAIGAALRSYERSSYVLSTKVFFPMGDGPNDRGLSRKHIMEQCEASLKRLGTDYIDVYFCHRFDTETPTEETLRALDDLTSQGKILYSAVSEWTAAQISDAAHIADRLRLRPLAANQPIYNLFERYIEDEVLGVSEQHGLGQVVFSPLAQGILTGKYKPGQAPAAGTRAADDSVNHVINSYLRDDVLEVVGKLDQLAQSMDIKLSQLALAWVLRQPGVSSAIIGASKPRQIQENVEAVNISLSEDTLSQIDQMMEDIQDFSPMR from the coding sequence ATGAAATATCGTAATTTGGGTCGTACAGGACTAAAAGTTAGTGAGATCAGCCTTGGAAGCTGGTTAACATATGGCACAGCGGCAGAACAGCAAGCAGCCGATGATTGCGTACGCACTGCTTTTGAATTAGGGATTAATTTTTTCGATACCGCAAACGCTTACAACCGTGGTGAAGGTGAAAAAGCGATTGGAGCGGCTCTTCGTTCCTATGAACGTTCTAGTTATGTATTGAGCACCAAAGTATTTTTCCCGATGGGCGATGGGCCGAATGACCGCGGATTGTCACGTAAGCATATTATGGAACAATGTGAAGCCAGTCTCAAGCGTCTCGGTACAGATTATATCGACGTTTATTTCTGCCATCGATTCGATACAGAGACACCAACGGAAGAAACATTACGTGCACTAGATGATCTTACATCACAAGGCAAAATTTTGTATAGTGCTGTAAGTGAATGGACAGCCGCGCAGATCAGTGATGCGGCTCATATTGCGGATCGTCTACGCTTACGCCCACTTGCGGCTAACCAACCGATTTATAATCTATTTGAGCGTTATATTGAAGATGAAGTTCTAGGTGTATCCGAGCAACATGGATTGGGACAAGTTGTCTTCTCCCCTCTTGCTCAAGGTATTCTGACAGGTAAATACAAACCAGGTCAAGCACCAGCCGCTGGAACACGCGCAGCCGATGATTCAGTCAACCATGTTATCAATAGCTATCTACGAGATGATGTACTGGAAGTAGTCGGCAAATTAGATCAATTGGCTCAAAGTATGGATATCAAATTATCGCAATTAGCACTTGCCTGGGTTCTTCGTCAACCTGGTGTCAGTTCAGCGATTATCGGTGCTTCCAAGCCTCGTCAGATTCAAGAAAATGTAGAAGCGGTAAATATTAGTTTGAGCGAAGATACATTATCACAGATCGATCAGATGATGGAAGATATTCAAGATTTCTCACCGATGCGTTAA
- a CDS encoding sensor histidine kinase, with protein sequence MLEVMLYRLIQAARDLNIRNKLFIAFIVLNLIPLAVISVWTYQKSSSLIQEQTNIYTMDMLSEVSKNIELHMHDIERLYYSIFTNQEIRKSLKAVNRQQWTDLQYVSADKQIRNILYGLISDREDVEGVSLYALNGTSFQTSMYAKKLDLRDQNWQVLQRNRGDLSWFNPSGQQSVVAAVSTIYDVDSLQKIGYFLLTYHEEALYKVYSQIKLNEQGELFIIDSHGQIISSRHKELIHHTPSESYLQKIITSGDTGDFADDIDDKQQIVSYQRIQNTDWKIVSIIPTARYSEQSIMLQQWMIILFVVVALITLILGYYLSVSISRPIRQLSSIMKNTERENWSISFNYPSRDEIGILSLNFNRMIARIHYLINQVYEEERLRQQSQLKFLMFQINPHFLFNTLETMNWMARIEGVPEVGKLSKALGDLMREGIKGKDFITLSEELESVKKYIYIQKVRYVDKFDMQYDIDPAVLSVIVPRFILQPIIENAIVHGLEMQMDNGHICIHAYESEDTLVLAIADDGLGMSAAQLETLRHYLENPSDSTLSGIGLLNVHQRIQLHYGEEYGLKINSIEEQGTTIILRIPNRLLMEKRSEFSS encoded by the coding sequence ATGCTTGAAGTGATGTTGTATCGACTGATTCAAGCGGCTCGTGATCTTAATATTCGCAATAAATTATTTATCGCTTTTATCGTACTGAATCTGATTCCGTTAGCAGTGATAAGCGTCTGGACGTACCAGAAATCTAGCTCGCTTATTCAAGAACAGACCAATATTTATACGATGGATATGCTAAGTGAAGTCAGTAAAAATATAGAACTGCATATGCATGATATTGAGCGATTGTATTATTCGATTTTTACCAATCAAGAAATTCGCAAATCGCTCAAAGCAGTCAATCGACAACAATGGACAGATCTGCAATACGTCTCTGCGGATAAGCAGATACGCAATATTTTGTATGGATTAATCAGCGATCGAGAAGACGTAGAAGGGGTTAGTCTGTATGCGCTCAATGGCACTTCTTTTCAGACCAGTATGTATGCCAAAAAGTTAGACTTGCGTGATCAGAACTGGCAAGTGCTTCAACGTAATCGCGGTGATTTGTCATGGTTCAATCCTTCGGGGCAACAATCGGTAGTAGCCGCTGTAAGTACTATTTATGATGTCGATAGCCTGCAAAAGATAGGCTATTTTTTGTTGACTTATCATGAGGAAGCTCTCTATAAAGTGTACAGTCAGATTAAGCTCAATGAACAGGGTGAGCTATTTATTATTGATAGTCATGGACAGATTATCTCAAGCAGGCACAAAGAACTGATTCACCATACCCCATCAGAATCGTATTTACAAAAGATTATTACCAGTGGCGATACAGGTGATTTTGCAGACGATATTGATGATAAACAGCAGATAGTATCGTATCAACGTATTCAGAATACAGACTGGAAAATTGTAAGTATTATTCCGACGGCTCGCTATTCGGAACAATCGATTATGTTGCAACAATGGATGATTATTTTGTTTGTCGTTGTTGCTTTGATCACTCTTATTTTGGGCTATTATTTGTCAGTGAGTATTTCCAGACCGATTCGTCAATTATCTTCGATTATGAAAAATACCGAACGTGAAAATTGGTCGATTAGCTTTAATTATCCGTCACGAGATGAGATAGGTATTCTTAGTCTGAACTTTAATCGTATGATCGCCCGTATTCATTATTTGATCAATCAAGTGTATGAAGAAGAACGTCTACGTCAGCAATCTCAACTCAAATTTCTAATGTTCCAGATCAATCCGCACTTTCTATTCAATACGCTTGAAACGATGAATTGGATGGCACGAATCGAAGGGGTACCGGAAGTAGGTAAACTGTCCAAAGCGTTAGGCGATCTAATGCGAGAAGGAATCAAAGGCAAAGATTTTATTACACTGAGTGAAGAATTAGAAAGCGTCAAAAAATACATTTATATTCAAAAAGTAAGATACGTCGATAAATTTGATATGCAATATGATATTGATCCAGCGGTACTGTCGGTTATTGTACCGCGGTTTATTTTGCAACCGATTATTGAAAATGCGATTGTACATGGATTAGAGATGCAGATGGATAATGGACATATTTGTATTCATGCGTATGAAAGTGAAGATACGCTGGTGTTAGCGATAGCTGATGATGGATTGGGAATGAGCGCCGCTCAACTGGAAACGTTACGTCATTATCTGGAAAATCCTTCGGATTCTACATTATCAGGTATAGGGCTACTGAATGTGCATCAACGAATACAACTGCATTATGGAGAAGAATATGGTCTGAAGATTAACAGTATAGAAGAGCAAGGAACAACGATCATTTTGCGTATTCCTAATAGACTTTTAATGGAAAAAAGGTCGGAATTTTCAAGCTAA
- a CDS encoding methylated-DNA--[protein]-cysteine S-methyltransferase, whose protein sequence is MTTTDNRNKDLAQPTIYWTQINHHLWQFYIAASSNGLCYVGSQGQPFAEMETWIHTRRTGSVLVEDKQKLEPYAEQLIQYLQGERQQFTIAHDFQGTPFQLQVWQALLQIPYGQTWSYSDIAKHIGRPAAVRAVGAAIGANPFLITIPCHRVIGKGGALTGYRGGLDMKTTLLDLEKELLPVGKTI, encoded by the coding sequence ATGACAACAACAGACAATAGAAATAAAGATCTAGCTCAGCCCACTATCTACTGGACACAGATCAATCACCATCTATGGCAATTCTATATTGCAGCCTCAAGCAATGGACTATGTTATGTAGGCTCGCAAGGTCAACCTTTTGCAGAAATGGAGACATGGATACACACTAGACGGACTGGAAGTGTTCTAGTCGAAGATAAGCAGAAGCTAGAACCATATGCCGAGCAATTGATTCAATATCTACAGGGAGAGCGTCAACAATTCACGATTGCTCATGATTTTCAAGGGACTCCTTTTCAATTACAAGTGTGGCAAGCATTATTGCAGATTCCTTATGGACAGACATGGTCATACTCGGATATCGCTAAGCATATCGGACGACCAGCGGCAGTACGTGCAGTTGGAGCAGCAATCGGAGCGAATCCTTTTTTAATAACGATTCCTTGTCACCGGGTCATTGGAAAAGGTGGAGCATTAACAGGATATCGCGGAGGATTGGATATGAAAACAACGTTATTGGATTTGGAAAAAGAACTGCTTCCAGTAGGGAAAACAATATAG
- a CDS encoding response regulator transcription factor encodes MITLMIADDEAMTRRGLEMLDWHDHGFQLIGIAANGIEARQLSLTQKPDLLLTDIRMPGMDGLALMDSLNQQQCAPKVIFITAYHQLDYALKAIQLGALGFVLKPTDPDEIIAACLKAKAMIIEERQRQSTEEELRDQLEEYALTLQGKHTAHPDQPSLHPVIQQMLQTMEKQYMKDITIEQMADKNHFNADYLSRLFKKETGDNFLNTLTRIRMQKAVQLLGNSHLEIYKIAEQVGIRDARYFGQVFKKRYGLTPNEFRKKGDYPHA; translated from the coding sequence ATGATTACATTGATGATAGCAGATGATGAAGCGATGACTCGTAGAGGGCTTGAAATGTTAGATTGGCATGATCATGGATTTCAATTGATTGGCATAGCTGCAAACGGAATCGAAGCCAGACAATTAAGTCTTACACAAAAACCTGATCTATTGCTTACCGATATTCGTATGCCAGGCATGGATGGGTTAGCACTTATGGACAGTCTGAATCAGCAACAATGTGCACCTAAAGTGATCTTTATTACCGCTTATCATCAATTGGATTATGCGCTCAAAGCGATTCAGTTGGGAGCATTAGGATTTGTATTGAAGCCGACTGATCCAGATGAGATTATCGCTGCTTGTCTCAAAGCCAAAGCAATGATTATAGAAGAACGCCAGCGGCAGAGTACAGAAGAAGAGTTACGTGACCAGTTGGAAGAATATGCACTGACTTTACAAGGCAAGCATACCGCTCATCCTGATCAGCCTTCGCTACATCCTGTGATTCAGCAGATGCTACAAACAATGGAAAAGCAATATATGAAAGATATTACTATCGAACAGATGGCAGACAAAAATCATTTTAATGCAGACTATTTAAGTCGGTTATTTAAAAAAGAAACAGGCGATAATTTCTTGAATACGCTTACAAGGATTCGGATGCAAAAAGCCGTTCAATTGCTTGGTAATTCTCATCTGGAAATTTACAAAATTGCCGAGCAAGTCGGGATTCGTGATGCTCGCTATTTTGGACAAGTATTCAAAAAAAGATATGGATTAACACCGAATGAATTTCGCAAAAAAGGAGATTATCCTCATGCTTGA
- a CDS encoding ABC transporter substrate-binding protein, with translation MTKGYWKKSIGVLTGVLLLSSILAGCGNSSESSTGSGSTGGTSETVIYDWQNADSYVYKMSEQLAKQYNERKDATTTMKVQHIPGTDRYYPKLNAELAANAGPDVFVSHAAGKLKTYADSGRIMDLTEILNADPEWKKSFTSGAFNLLTFDNKVYAIPTAFATVPLFYNKEIFAKYNLTPPTTYEELKNVIKVLKDNGVTPFAFGAKESWTSALFSEMVANRIGGDEPFNKLMEGTGTWMDPSYIQTGNVMNELRDMGAFPSGFLGLDNTAITNMFKNGEAAMFVMGSWAVGSVEAADSKVQGKIGIAKFPTFEGGKGDLNTWLGQPSYNLVIRANTKNKDAALEYIKAWTSNEVQTKLAEENGDIPAVNVKLDKDKVPAVAQDLQKEMSDMKGMFIFYDVGLGAKIGDEYNTTIQAILAGQAPEEAFQSLEQFTQDNKE, from the coding sequence ATGACAAAGGGGTATTGGAAAAAAAGTATCGGTGTACTCACAGGTGTTCTTTTATTAAGCAGTATACTTGCAGGATGCGGGAATAGTTCAGAATCGTCTACAGGATCAGGTTCTACAGGAGGAACAAGTGAAACGGTTATCTATGACTGGCAAAATGCAGACAGTTATGTGTATAAGATGTCGGAACAACTAGCCAAACAATACAATGAACGTAAAGATGCGACAACCACGATGAAAGTACAGCATATCCCGGGAACTGATCGGTATTATCCGAAGCTTAATGCAGAGCTTGCGGCGAATGCAGGCCCGGATGTATTTGTAAGTCATGCTGCTGGTAAGTTAAAAACGTATGCAGATTCGGGCAGAATTATGGATTTGACTGAAATTTTGAATGCTGATCCTGAATGGAAAAAAAGCTTTACTTCAGGGGCATTCAATCTACTGACATTTGATAATAAAGTGTATGCGATCCCGACAGCATTTGCGACAGTGCCTCTTTTTTATAACAAAGAAATTTTTGCAAAATATAATCTGACTCCACCAACTACTTACGAAGAACTCAAAAATGTTATTAAAGTACTTAAAGATAATGGCGTTACACCATTTGCATTTGGAGCCAAAGAATCATGGACAAGCGCTCTATTTAGCGAAATGGTAGCGAATCGAATCGGTGGAGACGAGCCATTTAACAAATTGATGGAAGGAACAGGCACATGGATGGACCCTTCGTATATTCAGACAGGAAATGTAATGAATGAATTACGAGATATGGGTGCTTTTCCTTCCGGATTCTTAGGATTGGATAATACTGCAATTACGAATATGTTCAAAAATGGTGAAGCAGCTATGTTCGTGATGGGAAGCTGGGCAGTAGGTTCAGTAGAAGCAGCAGATTCCAAAGTTCAAGGCAAAATAGGAATCGCCAAATTCCCTACATTTGAAGGCGGTAAAGGTGATCTAAACACATGGTTAGGGCAACCTAGTTACAATCTAGTCATTCGCGCGAATACCAAAAATAAAGATGCGGCTCTTGAATATATCAAAGCTTGGACAAGTAATGAAGTCCAGACCAAATTGGCAGAAGAAAATGGAGATATTCCAGCAGTCAATGTGAAGCTGGATAAAGACAAAGTGCCTGCTGTTGCACAAGATTTGCAAAAAGAAATGTCTGATATGAAAGGCATGTTTATTTTCTACGATGTAGGTCTGGGTGCGAAGATCGGCGATGAATACAATACAACGATTCAAGCGATATTAGCAGGACAAGCACCAGAAGAAGCTTTTCAAAGTCTAGAGCAATTCACGCAAGATAACAAAGAATAA
- a CDS encoding carbohydrate ABC transporter permease encodes MKSSPYVETTKRQSNVDTRRFFPLGKIMIYAVLCFVAIFYVYPLLWLLLNSLKETPEIYTNPWGLPQHWMWSNYWNAWTTGNTGRYLLNSVWISSATLVAVLVFSAMSAYALTKLRWKLSKATFVYFLLGMMVPIHATLIPLFVYFTKVGLVDSQFGLILIYISFGLPAAVLVLCGFFTGIPKEMLEAAVMDGCTVYSIFWRIVIPISKPALMTVTILSFVGVWNELLLALVFISDPDKLTLPVGLTRFAGEYTTDYAPMFAAIMIATIPTVVLFAVFNKQVLAGMAEGAIKG; translated from the coding sequence ATGAAATCTTCGCCTTATGTAGAGACAACCAAACGGCAAAGTAATGTAGATACACGACGTTTTTTTCCGCTAGGTAAAATCATGATTTATGCTGTGCTGTGTTTTGTAGCGATTTTCTATGTATATCCATTGTTATGGTTATTGCTTAATTCGCTCAAAGAAACACCTGAAATCTATACTAATCCATGGGGATTGCCCCAACACTGGATGTGGAGTAATTATTGGAATGCCTGGACAACAGGTAATACAGGCAGATATCTGCTGAACTCGGTCTGGATTTCTTCAGCTACTTTGGTCGCTGTACTGGTATTTAGCGCGATGTCGGCATATGCTTTAACCAAATTACGTTGGAAATTATCAAAAGCGACGTTTGTTTATTTTCTATTAGGAATGATGGTTCCGATTCATGCGACATTGATTCCACTGTTTGTATATTTTACCAAAGTCGGATTAGTGGATTCGCAGTTCGGTCTGATTCTGATTTATATTTCATTTGGATTGCCAGCGGCTGTACTGGTATTGTGCGGATTTTTTACAGGTATTCCGAAAGAAATGTTGGAAGCTGCTGTGATGGATGGCTGTACAGTATATAGTATTTTTTGGCGGATCGTTATACCGATCTCGAAGCCTGCGCTGATGACAGTTACGATTTTGAGTTTTGTGGGGGTTTGGAACGAGTTGTTATTAGCACTTGTCTTTATTTCTGATCCTGACAAACTCACGCTTCCTGTTGGTCTGACCCGTTTTGCAGGGGAATATACAACCGATTATGCACCGATGTTCGCAGCGATTATGATCGCTACCATTCCAACAGTAGTTTTATTCGCTGTGTTCAACAAACAAGTATTAGCTGGAATGGCTGAAGGCGCGATCAAAGGTTGA
- a CDS encoding O-acetyl-ADP-ribose deacetylase, whose protein sequence is MDNIQIGQTQIGLLQGDITVQHVDAIVNAANSSLLGGGGVDGAIHRAGGSAILEECQQIRNRQGGCPTGEAVITTAGRLPAKHVIHTVGPVWNGGSNNERQLLAHCYVHSLQLADEHQVTSIAFPNISTGIYNFPKKEAATIALQTVKEYIEQHPDTTIQQIIFVCYDADNLALYQQQIQAL, encoded by the coding sequence ATGGATAATATTCAGATTGGACAGACGCAGATTGGACTACTTCAAGGAGATATTACAGTCCAACACGTTGATGCTATTGTGAATGCTGCTAACTCTAGTCTTCTTGGAGGTGGTGGTGTTGATGGAGCTATTCATCGCGCAGGTGGGTCTGCTATTCTAGAAGAATGTCAGCAGATTCGTAATCGTCAAGGCGGCTGCCCGACAGGAGAAGCTGTGATCACCACAGCCGGACGCTTGCCAGCCAAGCATGTTATTCATACGGTAGGCCCGGTATGGAATGGAGGGTCTAACAATGAACGCCAGTTACTGGCTCATTGTTATGTTCACTCTCTTCAGCTAGCAGATGAGCATCAGGTTACATCGATTGCTTTTCCTAATATCAGTACAGGGATTTATAATTTCCCCAAAAAAGAAGCAGCTACAATTGCTTTGCAAACAGTAAAAGAGTATATAGAACAACATCCAGACACTACAATACAACAGATCATTTTTGTCTGTTATGATGCAGATAATCTTGCACTGTATCAACAACAAATACAAGCTTTATAG